GACCTCTATCGCCTGGACGTGCCGCCGCTCTGGTTCAACCTGCCGCCCACGCTCGAGCACTTCGTGCGGCTGTTCAAGAGCACGTACTTCACGGTGCAGCTCCTCAACACGCTGCAGCTCGCGGTCTGGGTGGTCGCCCTCACCATGCTGATGGCGGTGCCGGCGGGCTACGCGCTCGCCCGTCTGCGATTGCCCGGGGCCGAGCACCTCGGCATCGCCATCTTCCTCACGTACCTGGTGCCCCCCATCATCCTCTTCATCCCGCTCGCGCGGGTGGTGGGGGCGCTCGGGGTCTTCGACTCGTGGTGGGCCCTGGTGGTGGTCTATCCCGGCTTCACCATCCCGTTCTGCACCTGGAAGATGATGGGCTACTTCAAGACGGTGCCGCTCGAGGTCGAGGAGGCCGCGTGGCTCGACGGCTGCAGCCGCCTCGGGAGCCTCTGGCGCATCGTCCTGCCGGTGAGCCGGGCCGGCATCACGATCTCCGCGATCTTCGCGTTCTCCCTCGCGATGCAGGAGTATCTCTACGCGGTGGCGTACGTGGCCCCGCGCAGCGAGAAGGTGGTCACCGTCGGCCTCGCCACCGCCCTGATCCGGGGCGACATCTTCTACTGGGGCTCGCTGATGGCGGGCTCGCTGGTGGTGGGGCTGCC
Above is a window of Candidatus Methylomirabilota bacterium DNA encoding:
- a CDS encoding carbohydrate ABC transporter permease; translated protein: MSAKTVREVQRQVLVYVGLAPFVVIAVFPVYWMAITAFKQDADLYRLDVPPLWFNLPPTLEHFVRLFKSTYFTVQLLNTLQLAVWVVALTMLMAVPAGYALARLRLPGAEHLGIAIFLTYLVPPIILFIPLARVVGALGVFDSWWALVVVYPGFTIPFCTWKMMGYFKTVPLEVEEAAWLDGCSRLGSLWRIVLPVSRAGITISAIFAFSLAMQEYLYAVAYVAPRSEKVVTVGLATALIRGDIFYWGSLMAGSLVVGLPIAILYSLVLDQFIEGLTGVGSSL